A region from the Halomonas piscis genome encodes:
- the ycaO gene encoding 30S ribosomal protein S12 methylthiotransferase accessory factor YcaO, whose product MTATFIPGKDAALETSLDTLKGHIEGLGFHIVEARWLNPAPYIWSVHIRDRDCPQVFSNGKGATRKAALASAYGEMLERLATRYLWADFYLTPAQNHFPFIHQAEEQWFAPETPLAEVLDEAFLQRYGDSLTLAELRDMNGGDAAPSVCTLPYVRQRDGKTVNVPVNLIGNMFVSNGMSAGNTRDEGQVQGLSEILERGIKERIIRDAITLPEIPAEVLARYPRIQQGMAALEASGFQLRALDASLGGRYPVISVVLLHPDDGGLYACFGAHPRFEVALERALTELVQGRALDELGGFPPPTADMDLVTDPHNLELHFIDASGYVSWALLGETPDVAFSDWDDSRGNAEQRESLIELLHDEGHDVYIAEHTELGAYASRILVPGFSDIYLPDELKWHNNNQAVPHRSTLFALPDAGAAAWQALLACLEDNNVNDQMSVLEWAGIVPDPDTAWERLRVGELKLWLLLALGEQDAAFEQLSMVRASGNLVAEDERRFDALASVLELTVANEPVDDYARALAFYHGEAFAHARALADGVTTFPGLGAMNPDAPTVGHKRLLEGYAKVLRGQQRAARP is encoded by the coding sequence ATGACCGCTACGTTTATCCCCGGCAAGGATGCCGCGCTCGAAACCTCGCTGGATACGCTCAAAGGCCATATCGAGGGCCTCGGCTTTCATATCGTGGAGGCGCGCTGGCTCAATCCCGCCCCCTATATCTGGTCGGTGCACATCCGCGATCGCGACTGCCCCCAAGTGTTTTCCAACGGCAAGGGCGCTACCCGCAAGGCGGCGCTCGCCAGCGCCTACGGCGAGATGCTCGAACGCCTGGCCACGCGCTATCTGTGGGCGGATTTTTACCTGACCCCGGCGCAGAACCACTTTCCCTTCATTCACCAGGCCGAAGAGCAGTGGTTTGCCCCGGAGACTCCCCTCGCCGAGGTGCTCGACGAGGCGTTTCTGCAGCGCTACGGCGACAGTCTGACGCTTGCCGAGCTTCGGGACATGAACGGCGGCGATGCCGCGCCAAGCGTCTGCACCCTGCCCTACGTGCGCCAGCGCGACGGCAAAACGGTTAACGTGCCGGTGAACCTGATCGGCAACATGTTCGTTTCCAACGGCATGTCCGCCGGCAACACCCGGGACGAAGGCCAGGTCCAGGGGCTATCGGAAATCCTCGAGCGCGGGATCAAGGAGCGCATCATCCGCGATGCAATCACTCTGCCCGAGATCCCCGCCGAGGTGCTGGCGCGCTACCCGCGAATCCAGCAGGGCATGGCGGCGCTGGAAGCCAGCGGCTTTCAGCTGCGCGCGCTGGACGCCTCCCTGGGCGGCAGATACCCGGTGATCAGCGTGGTGCTGCTGCACCCGGACGACGGCGGCCTCTACGCCTGCTTTGGTGCCCATCCGCGCTTTGAAGTGGCGCTGGAGCGCGCGCTCACCGAGCTGGTGCAGGGCCGGGCGCTGGACGAGCTGGGCGGCTTTCCCCCGCCTACGGCGGACATGGACCTGGTCACCGACCCGCACAACCTCGAGCTTCACTTCATCGACGCCAGCGGCTACGTCAGCTGGGCGCTTTTGGGCGAGACGCCGGACGTGGCGTTCAGCGACTGGGACGACTCGCGCGGCAACGCCGAGCAGCGCGAGAGCCTGATCGAGCTTCTGCATGACGAAGGCCACGACGTTTACATCGCCGAACACACCGAGCTTGGCGCCTACGCCAGCCGTATTCTGGTGCCGGGCTTTTCCGACATCTACCTGCCCGACGAGCTGAAGTGGCATAACAACAACCAGGCCGTGCCCCACCGCAGCACCCTCTTTGCCCTGCCCGATGCCGGCGCCGCCGCCTGGCAGGCGCTGCTGGCCTGCCTCGAGGACAACAACGTCAACGATCAGATGAGCGTGCTGGAATGGGCCGGCATCGTCCCCGACCCCGACACCGCCTGGGAGCGGCTGCGAGTGGGCGAGCTCAAGCTGTGGCTGCTGCTGGCGCTGGGCGAGCAGGACGCCGCCTTCGAGCAGCTTTCCATGGTGCGCGCCTCGGGCAACCTGGTGGCCGAGGACGAGCGTCGCTTCGACGCCCTGGCAAGCGTGCTGGAGCTGACCGTGGCCAATGAGCCCGTCGACGACTACGCTCGGGCGCTTGCCTTTTACCACGGCGAGGCCTTTGCCCACGCCAGGGCACTGGCCGACGGCGTCACGACCTTCCCCGGGCTTGGCGCCATGAACCCGGACGCTCCTACCGTGGGCCACAAACGCCTGCTGGAAGGCTACGCCAAGGTGCTCAGGGGCCAGCAGCGCGCCGCTCGCCCCTAG